The Kogia breviceps isolate mKogBre1 chromosome 2, mKogBre1 haplotype 1, whole genome shotgun sequence genome segment attttatgtttatttctttcacGTGACATGGAGATAACACCATGACTAAACAATTATACTTCTGACTTTCAGAATCACAGTTTTTTATTAACGATGTTTTTTTAATGCCCTTAAATCCAGACACATTCCTCTGGTGCAGTGTTACAGTATGATCTCTCTCATTAGAAATCAACTTGATTTTCTTAGCGATGTGGGGGACTTCAGATAGAGCTTGAGGATGGCCTGATTTATCTTTAGAAGCACAACTTCTCTTAATAGAACTTTTGTGGAAGGTATTTAGTTGGGAACACAGTATTCCTGAGCTACATGACTCAATACGTATCTCATTTGGTGGCAATTTATCATCAAAACTGAAAAGTTCTTGAGATCCTGTATTTTCTTCAAGACTTTTATCGGTGTTCAAGAGAATGTGGCTATTTTTTGTTTCAGGACTAAAAAGTTCAAGGGAACAAGCTTGGTTCTGTCCACCTTCATACCCTTCTGTAGAATCATCATTGGGCTGAATCAAATTATCTTCAGTTATTCTTATTTCCCCATGACTTGCCTCTGGTTCAATCTCCATTTTAATGGTTCCTTTATTTATAGAATTCTGCCCTTTATACTTCCTTTGAGCTAAAAAAGCAACCTGGCTGGAGGTCATTACACTGAGAAATTCAGTATCAGTGGATATTTTAAGGCCTGAGACCTTCCTAACTGTTCCTTCAGGCCTTGGTTTGTCTACTGTGCTAGAGGAAAAGAATTCCAGACGCTGGTTTTGTATTTCATGATGCTCTGTTGGTGCACAGTTTGTTTCCATAGCTCCTGGCCACGTATTAGTCTGTTCAGCACCACAGACCATATCCAATATAGCTGCACACTTATGATCTAACTGAAAGGAACTTTTTGGAACATTCTGACCATGTATATTTGATTGATCTTTATACTGTTCATCTGTGATTTTCTTATGTtcactgaaaagcttttgatacttttcttcttcagttaaATGTTGAAATCCAGCCTTAAATCCACATATTTGATCACTGGAGTTGGTTCTATCACTCAACCCCAAGGGGTGACTCTTCTGGGATTTTATAGTTTGTGTTTCAGAAATGCAATGTGTGAAGTCACCTTTCACATGAACAGATCTATTCACAGAGTTTGCTGGAAAATGACCACGAGGAAGATCTGCAGGGTCCAGAGGTTCCAGGTCCTGATAATCCTCACGACTTTTGTGCCTGCATTTTTCATCCTTCAGATGTAAGGAATGGTCATTGTACAAAAGCTGAATTTCTTTCCAGGGGTCTGCAGTGGACACTAAAGAAGCTGGTTCCTGTGATACTGTCATTTCCAGTGGACTGACTGGAGCACCCCAAAAAATGTGGACTTGAGATCCTCCACTCATGGtttctgaaaaactgaaaaatctaaaataagccTTTGTCATTCAATTTTTATAAGTTGATATTAACTTATATCCCCAAAGCAAATACAATATTACTATGAATCAAAAACATAATTAATAGGTGATTTACATTGTTACTccatttaattataaaagtaataaaaatataagaaatcgtaaggagaaatgaaaacatccacAAAAATTCCTCACATAAAGACtctctttaaggaaaataaagctaAGTATACTAACATCAAACGAGTAAATCCTTAGCATGGTCACTTTTTTGTGTTGAAAAACTTGCACCATTTAAACAATAACTTAGTAAAGAAGGCGGAAAACAGCATTTGTTTAACTGCACTATAGTCACCTTTAAATCTCCTGTTTTCCTTTACTCCATTCATTGATTATGTAAGCTTAGGGCCTCCTTCCTTCAACTGTGAACTCAATTCCCAAGattagggacgtccctggtggtccagtgggtaagactccatgctcccaatgcagggggcccaggttcgatccctggtcgggggagcAGACtccacacgcatgctgcaactgagtctgcatgccgcaataAAGGATCCCGCGTGCCAAAATGAAGATCCCGAGTGCCGCAGCTAAGACATCCCCATagccaaaatgaatgaatatttttttaaaaaagtaaacacacacacacgtttcaaTTCCCAAGATCAAAACAGAAGGCTTGaaccagagagaaaataaaaaaccaagGCTCTTTTCAAGATGTCCAAGTGACTGTATTATCTATCTTTAATCTGTTAGCATAATCAATAGttgcttctgtatttttaatcttCTCTAAAATACACCAGATTAAGAAAAGTCACTTTGTAATACACAGATAAAAAAACTCATTATAATTTAAACAGTTTTTCATTAACTGTAGCACTTGATAGAAGTAAATCTAAGTAAGCATCATATTTagtgagataaaaataaagaaacataccAATATTTACTTGATAATAACTGACTTTCAAAaagtttgtgggttttgtttgtttatttttggccgcgctgcgtggcttgcaggatcttagttccccaaccagggatacaaccgtgcccttggcagtgaaagtgaagcatcctaaccactggaccgcctgggAAATCCCCAAAGAGTATTTATTAAATAGAACTATCGCTAGAGTTTCCTGATAAATTTTTTATAGTGCTACAGGGACAAAAAGACAGAGTCCCTGGCCTAAGAGAACTGTCAGcctggttttaaaaaaacaaaaaggagggcttccctggtggcgcagtggttgagagtctgcctgccgatgcaggggacacgggttcgtgccccggtccgggaagatcccacatgccgcggagcagctgggcccgtgagccgcggccgctgagcctgcgcatctggagcctgtgctccgcaacgggagaggccacaacagtgagaggcccgcataccttaaaaataaataaataaataaaataaaaaaacaaaaaggagagaaaaatagtgAATGTAAActcatagtttaaaaataatgtaatagggcttccctggtggcacagtggatgagagtccgcctgccgatgcaggggacacgggttcgtgacccggtccgggaagatcccacatgccgcagagcagctgggcccgtgagccatggccgctgaacctgcgcgtccggagcctgtgctccacaacgggagaggccacaacagtgagaggcccgcgtactgcaaaaaaataataataataatgtaataaatacTATAAGCTATAAATAGGAAACGGTAGTCTCCTGGGGAACAATGCTCCTATGGAAGGTAAGCACTATGGCTATAAGCATCTAAACAAAAGAACGAGCAGCTGTAAAAGGCAGAGTTATGAAAGACCACGGTAGGATTGAGGACTTCTGATGAGAGTACAGGGTCCTTTGTAAAAAGGTAAGAAAGTTTCAAATCATGAAATGTCCATTTGGAAATATGGAAAGTATGGCAGTATACAGGAAACAACAGCTATTATCCCCAGTCACTCTTATCATTCCTTGAAGATTTGGTCATGGTCACCTCTTCCAAATCTAATAACCTATCCAATTATAATTCTTGTGATTTCAGTATCAATGTGAGTGTTCCTTCCAATATCCTGGCCTCTTGGTTCCTTGCCCTCTTCTCCTCCACTTATTTTATTCTCCACCCTATCTCAGTTATCCATTCTCATAATCATATAACTACCATTATCAATAACTACATACCTTTCCTTAATTTCAATTTAAGCTTTCAACTCTGACTACTTTCTCCTATCTTCAGCTTACCCCCTCTAACTGCACAACTCCAACAATTCTTTGACCACAAGGGATCTACGTTAAACACAACGATCATACTTCATTTTTACAGCCTCATTCTTCACTTCCCTCCTTAACCAGCTTAGATTCCATGGTCCATTATTATAATCGTTCCCTATCATACTTCTCTAATTCTGCTGCTCTCATCTCCAAGGTATTGGCCCAGCTAAACGCGAACCCTAGTTCAATCACCACCTACTCTACACCTGTAACCAATGAAAACTAGTCATTGGTTAGTTCATTACCACTAACCTCAAGGGGGTACCCAGCAATCTTATCTTTTCCTGTCCATTCGTTCTCTAAGATAACTCTTTTATACCTTTTAACTCTTTAAATTCCCAGCATCTCCTCCCCTATCTTCAAGTGCAGCTGGTGATCATTTACAAGTTGTCAACAACAAATTTACCCACTTCTATCATACCCATATACTTTGCCCAACTTCCTATTACTATAGACGAACTAACTGTTCGTGCTTCTATGCAAAGCCACCTCTTCCTCACTTAGACATTAGATCTTATACCCCCTTTCCTACTCAGGTTTCAACAATTCTCCCCTTTTCTCCTAaatcttgatttttctctctttactgGAGCATCTCCATCAACAAACAAACATGCTGTGACTGCTCCTCAAGCTGTTATTCCTCAGCTCCTCCACTTATTGCACCACTTTTCTGCTCTCCTCTACAacaaaattccttgaaagaaCTGTCAATATTCCCTCTGCTCCCATTCTCTCTTAACCCCACTCCAGTCAAGCATTGGTCCAAACCACTCCACTGAAATGGCATATTTCAAGGTCTCCAATAACCTCCACCCTAGCATCAGTCAACTCCCCATTTTCAACTTACTCGGACTGTCAGCAGGAATTGGCACCACTGATCACcgctttcttctttttatctggCTTTAGGGATACCACATCCTCTTGATTCTCATCCCACCTCACACTACCTCACCAGTCGCtccttctgtctcctttgctAGCTCCTCATCTCCTCAACTTCTTACTCAAGGGCCCAGACTTGGCTCTCTCTCTGCACTCACCCCCTAGGTGATTTTCTTTCAGTCTCAGGATCTAAATACCTTCTAATGACTACCAGATGTATATCCCCATCACTAATGACTAATGACCACCAGATGTATATCTGATGTCATGACTAATGACCACTAGATGTATATCTCCATCACTAATGACTAATGACCACCAGATGTATATCTCCATCACTAATGACTAATGACTAACagagggggcacaggttcgatccctggtcagggaactagattccacatgcctcaactaagaattcgcatgccacagctaaagattccgcatgctgcaactaagagttcacatgccacaactaaagatcctgcatgccacaactaagaggttgcatgcctcaactaaagacctcacatgccacaactaaaagaccccacgtgctgcaactaagatgcagtgtagccaaataaataaataaataaaatatttttttaatcctagaaagaaaaacattggGAAGCAAGAttaaggatgatttttttaagatttctatattttaaaagttttattgtgatgaataatgaatgtttattatttttataattatcagattttttttgtttggtaaTTCAGGCTTTTCTTTCACAATCTTCAAACTGGATATGGTGTTCCAACAGACATACAACAATGGACCTAAATCTAACATTGAAGAATAAGAGCTGAGAACAATGATGTCAGCTGTTAACTTATTAGCAGCTAAAACAAAGACATACCGCTATTTTCAAACAGTTTATAACAGTGAATTATtactaaggaaacaaaattatagtAAGTTTAGGTGTCAAGTCTTGACCCATAACAAAACAAAGAGGGCTAAGTATCATAAGTACTATAACCACATATCCCACCCCCATCTAATCCTCATAGAAAGAATAATCTGCATAAAGAAtaattgatgggcttccctggtgacgcagtggttgagaatccgcctgccgatgcaggggacacgggttcgtgccccggtccgggaagatcccacatgccgcagagcggctgggcccgtgaaccatggccactgagcctgcgcgtccggagcctgtgctccgcaacgggagaggccacaacagtgagaggcccgcgtaccgcacaaaaaaaaaaaaaaaaaaaagaataattggtACATTAGATCTGACAGTTTACTATCTATATATCATTATTAAATTGGCCACTAGGGGGCCCCAAATAGCACAGCAAAAACGTTCAAGTTCAAAAGATACATCAAAACCAAGCGGAAGAGGGAGGAATATATTATTCTGACACATAGGTAGAAACACTTAGATATATTCAAATCAAATGCATAAAATTCCTATGCTAACAAACTTCCTTCTCTAGAATCTCTGGGTTTTTCTCCAATAGTTTCTCCCCTTTAGCctcaaatctttaaaaacaaaacaaacttccaTGTTGCTTCTTTGTTCTCATTTCCTATTTATTCTTCAACCCACTTAAATATGGCTCTTAACTCCAATCATTTTGCTATAACGTTTTTTACTATGGAAATCAATGACCTCTAATAGCTAAATCCAAAGGTCAGTTTTCAACACTTAACTTACTGCCATTTGAGACTGTTTATCAATTCCCCTTTCCTGAAACACTCTACTTTTTTTGATTCTGTGAGACCATCAAATTAGAATTCTTTACTGcttaaaaaaccagaaaactaTTGAtctattcattcaatcattcacaTAACAAATACTGAGTAGTGTGTGCCATGCATCATGCTAAGTACTGGGAattcaacaacaataacaaagagcTTTAAGGAGCTTATAGTCTAATGGGAGCTAAAATGACAACTGTAAAATAGAGAAATTGAGTAACCACAGGAATACATGCAGGGCGTCCCTaggagggagaggcctggggcaACTCAACCAAGTAGGACTGCCCATTACCTGCATTTTTCATAGACTCTCTGGACTACGTTTAGTGACAACATTTTGAAactgaatttaaataa includes the following:
- the SHLD2 gene encoding shieldin complex subunit 2 isoform X2 — its product is MSGGSQVHIFWGAPVSPLEMTVSQEPASLVSTADPWKEIQLLYNDHSLHLKDEKCRHKSREDYQDLEPLDPADLPRGHFPANSVNRSVHVKGDFTHCISETQTIKSQKSHPLGLSDRTNSSDQICGFKAGFQHLTEEEKYQKLFSEHKKITDEQYKDQSNIHGQNVPKSSFQLDHKCAAILDMVCGAEQTNTWPGAMETNCAPTEHHEIQNQRLEFFSSSTVDKPRPEGTVRKVSGLKISTDTEFLSVMTSSQVAFLAQRKYKGQNSINKGTIKMEIEPEASHGEIRITEDNLIQPNDDSTEGYEGGQNQACSLELFSPETKNSHILLNTDKSLEENTGSQELFSFDDKLPPNEIRIESCSSGILCSQLNTFHKSSIKRSCASKDKSGHPQALSEVPHIAKKIKLISNERDHTVTLHQRNVSGFKGIKKTSLIKNCDSESQKYNCLVMVLSPCHVKEINIKSGPNSGSKVPLATIVVIDQSEIKKKVFLWRTAAFWALTVFLGDIILLTDVTIHEDHWVGETVLQSTFTSHLLNLGSYSSVHPEEYSSMVSDIVLQDLLAYVSSKHSYLRDLPRRQLQKMSSIEFVELEQLQPDVLVHAVLRVVDITILTEALYSYRGQKQRKVMLTVEQAQGQHYVLVLWGPGAAWYPQLQRKKDYIWEFKYLFVQRNCILENLELHTTSWSSCECLFDDDIRAITFKAKFQKNTPSFVKMSDLATHLEDKRSGVILIKAQILELVFPITASPKITLNAHSSLKIIFSSLPNIIYTGCAKCGLELETDENKIYKQCFRCLPFTMKKKYYRPALMTIVDGIYKVCVHVGSKLIEKILLNISPDWFNRVIALVSLLNSSKKTRTEVLFPAFHVRNQLQIRPSMYALQTELP
- the SHLD2 gene encoding shieldin complex subunit 2 isoform X1, with product MSGGSQVHIFWGAPVSPLEMTVSQEPASLVSTADPWKEIQLLYNDHSLHLKDEKCRHKSREDYQDLEPLDPADLPRGHFPANSVNRSVHVKGDFTHCISETQTIKSQKSHPLGLSDRTNSSDQICGFKAGFQHLTEEEKYQKLFSEHKKITDEQYKDQSNIHGQNVPKSSFQLDHKCAAILDMVCGAEQTNTWPGAMETNCAPTEHHEIQNQRLEFFSSSTVDKPRPEGTVRKVSGLKISTDTEFLSVMTSSQVAFLAQRKYKGQNSINKGTIKMEIEPEASHGEIRITEDNLIQPNDDSTEGYEGGQNQACSLELFSPETKNSHILLNTDKSLEENTGSQELFSFDDKLPPNEIRIESCSSGILCSQLNTFHKSSIKRSCASKDKSGHPQALSEVPHIAKKIKLISNERDHTVTLHQRNVSGFKGIKKTSLIKNCDSESQKYNCLVMVLSPCHVKEINIKSGPNSGSKVPLATIVVIDQSEIKKKVFLWRTAAFWALTVFLGDIILLTDVTIHEDHWVGETVLQSTFTSHLLNLGSYSSVHPEEYSSMVSDIVLQDLLAYVSSKHSYLRDLPRRQLQKMSSIEFVELEQLQPDVLVHAVLRVVDITILTEALYSYRGQKQRKVMLTVEQAQGQHYVLVLWGPGAAWYPQLQRKKDYIWEFKYLFVQRNCILENLELHTTSWSSCECLFDDDIRAITFKAKFQKNTPSFVKMSDLATHLEDKRSGVILIKAQILELVFPITASPKITLNAHSSLKIIFSSLPNIIYTGCAKCGLELETDENKIYKQCFRCLPFTMKKKYYRPALMTIVDGIYKVCVHVGSKLIEKILLNISPDWFNRVIAPPSDVTYDLVAADLLHALLAGSGAPCVLKVQSLFVLDENSYPLQQDFSLLDFYLDDMKHGSHALL
- the SHLD2 gene encoding shieldin complex subunit 2 isoform X4; its protein translation is MSGGSQVHIFWGAPVSPLEMTVSQEPASLVSTADPWKEIQLLYNDHSLHLKDEKCRHKSREDYQDLEPLDPADLPRGHFPANSVNRSVHVKGDFTHCISETQTIKSQKSHPLGLSDRTNSSDQICGFKAGFQHLTEEEKYQKLFSEHKKITDEQYKDQSNIHGQNVPKSSFQLDHKCAAILDMVCGAEQTNTWPGAMETNCAPTEHHEIQNQRLEFFSSSTVDKPRPEGTVRKVSGLKISTDTEFLSVMTSSQVAFLAQRKYKGQNSINKGTIKMEIEPEASHGEIRITEDNLIQPNDDSTEGYEGGQNQACSLELFSPETKNSHILLNTDKSLEENTGSQELFSFDDKLPPNEIRIESCSSGILCSQLNTFHKSSIKRSCASKDKSGHPQALSEVPHIAKKIKLISNERDHTVTLHQRNVSGFKGIKKTSLIKNCDSESQKYNCLVMVLSPCHVKEINIKSGPNSGSKVPLATIVVIDQSEIKKKVFLWRTAAFWALTVFLGDIILLTDVTIHEDHWVGETVLQSTFTSHLLNLGSYSSVHPEEYSSMVSDIVLQDLLAYVSSKHSYLRDLPRRQLQKMSSIEFVELEQLQPDVLVHAVLRVVDITILTEALYSYRGQKQRKVMLTVEQAQGQHYVLVLWGPGAAWYPQLQRKKGVILIKAQILELVFPITASPKITLNAHSSLKIIFSSLPNIIYTGCAKCGLELETDENKIYKQCFRCLPFTMKKKYYRPALMTIVDGIYKVCVHVGSKLIEKILLNISPDWFNRVIAPPSDVTYDLVAADLLHALLAGSGAPCVLKVQSLFVLDENSYPLQQDFSLLDFYLDDMKHGSHALL
- the SHLD2 gene encoding shieldin complex subunit 2 isoform X3; translation: MSGGSQVHIFWGAPVSPLEMTVSQEPASLVSTADPWKEIQLLYNDHSLHLKDEKCRHKSREDYQDLEPLDPADLPRGHFPANSVNRSVHVKGDFTHCISETQTIKSQKSHPLGLSDRTNSSDQICGFKAGFQHLTEEEKYQKLFSEHKKITDEQYKDQSNIHGQNVPKSSFQLDHKCAAILDMVCGAEQTNTWPGAMETNCAPTEHHEIQNQRLEFFSSSTVDKPRPEGTVRKVSGLKISTDTEFLSVMTSSQVAFLAQRKYKGQNSINKGTIKMEIEPEASHGEIRITEDNLIQPNDDSTEGYEGGQNQACSLELFSPETKNSHILLNTDKSLEENTGSQELFSFDDKLPPNEIRIESCSSGILCSQLNTFHKSSIKRSCASKDKSGHPQALSEVPHIAKKIKLISNERDHTVTLHQRNVSGFKGIKKTSLIKNCDSESQKYNCLVMVLSPCHVKEINIKSGPNSGSKVPLATIVVIDQSEIKKKVFLWRTAAFWALTVFLGDIILLTDVTIHEDHWVGETVLQSTFTSHLLNLGSYSSVHPEEYSSMVSDIVLQDLLAYVSSKHSYLRDLPRRQLQKMSSIEFVELEQLQPDVLVHAVLRVVDITILTEALYSYRGQKQRKVMLTVEQAQGQHYVLVLWGPGAAWYPQLQRKKDYIWEFKYLFVQRNCILENLELHTTSWSSCECLFDDDIRAITFKAKFQKNTPSFVKMSDLATHLEDKRSGVILIKAQILELVFPITASPKITLNAHSSLKIIFSSLPNIIYTGCAKCGLELETDENKIYKQCFRCLPFTMKKKYYSPSLRRHLRPGRRRPAPCLAGGQWGTLCPEGAEPLCVR